Proteins encoded within one genomic window of Macaca thibetana thibetana isolate TM-01 chromosome 3, ASM2454274v1, whole genome shotgun sequence:
- the FIGNL1 gene encoding fidgetin-like protein 1, whose product MQTSSSRSVHLSEWQKNYFAITSGICTGRKADAYRAQILRIQYAWANSEISQVCATKLFKKYAEKYSAIIDSDNVESGLNNYAENILTLAGSQQTDSDKWQSGLSINNVFKMSSVQKMMQAGKKFKDSLLEPAHASVVIHKEATVFDLPKFSVCGSSQESDPLPNSAHDQDRTQDFPESNPLKLLQSAQPPMVTDTAKTCPTFSAPVGDSATAKFHVTPLFGNVKKENHSSPKENIGLNMFLSNQSCFPAACENPQRKSFYDSGTIDALSNPILNKACSKTEDNGPKEDSSLPTFKTAKEQLWVDQQKKYHQPQRASGSSYGGVKKSLGASRSRGILGKFVPPIPKQDGGEQNGGTQYKPYGAGPTEPAHPVDERLKNLEPKMIELIMNEIMDHGPPVNWEDIAGVEFAKATIKEIVVWPMLRPDIFTGLRGPPKGILLFGPPGTGKTLIGKCIASQSGATFFSISASSLTSKWVGEGEKMVRALFAVARCQQPAVIFIDEIDSLLSQRGDGEHESSRRIKTEFLVQLDGATTTSEDRILVVGATNRPQEIDEAARRRLVKRLYIPLPEASARKQIVINLMSKEQCCLSEEEIEQVVQQSDGFSGADMTQLCREASLGPIRSLQTADIATITPDQVRPIAYIDFENAFRTVRPSVSPKDLELYENWNKTFGCGK is encoded by the coding sequence ATGCAGACCTCCAGCTCTAGATCTGTGCACCTGAGTGAATGGCAGAAGAATTACTTCGCAATTACATCTGGCATATGTACAGGACGGAAGGCAGACGCATACCGTGCACAGATACTACGCATTCAGTATGCATGGGCAAACTCTGAGATTTCCCAGGtctgtgctaccaaactgttcaaAAAATATGCAGAGAAATATTCTGCAATTATTGATTCTGACAATGTTGAATCTGGCTTGAATAATTatgcagaaaacattttaactttgGCAGGATCTCAACAAACAGATAGTGACAAGTGGCAGTCTGGATTgtcaataaataatgttttcaaaatgagtAGTGTACAGAAGATGATGCAAGCTGGCAAAAAATTCAAAGACTCTCTGTTGGAACCTGCTCATGCATCAGTGGTAATCCATAAGGAGGCCACTGTCTTTGATCTTCCTAAATTTAGTGTTTGTGGTAGTTCTCAAGAGAGTGACCCATTACCCAACTCAGCTCATGATCAAGATAGGACCCAGGACTTCCCAGAGAGCAATCCTTTGAAACTCCTTCAGAGTGCCCAGCCACCTATGGTGACTGACACTGCTAAGACTTGTCCTACATTTTCAGCACCTGTAGGTGACTCAGCCACTGCAAAATTCCATGTCACACCGTTGTTTGGAAATGTCAAAAAGGAAAATCACAGCtctccaaaagaaaacataggactAAATATGTTCTTATCTAATCAGTCTTGTTTTCCTGCTGCCTGTGAGAATCCACAAAGGAAGTCTTTTTATGATTCTGGCACCATTGATGCACTTTCCAACCCAATACTAAATAAGGCTTGTAGTAAAACAGAAGATAATGGCCCAAAGGAGGATAGCAGCCTGCCTACATTTAAAACGGCAAAAGAACAATTATGGGTAGATCAGCAAAAAAAATACCACCAACCTCAGCGTGCATCAGGGTCTTCATATGGTGGTGTAAAAAAGTCTCTAGGAGCTAGTAGATCCCGAGGAATACTTGGAAAGTTTGTTCCTCCTATACCCAAGCAAGATGGGGGAGAGCAGAATGGAGGAACGCAGTATAAGCCTTATGGGGCAGGGCCTACAGAACCAGCACATCCAGTCGATGAGCGTCTGAAGAACTTGGAGCCAAAGATGATTGAACTTATTATGAATGAGATTATGGATCATGGACCTCCAGTAAATTGGGAAGATATTGCAGGAGTAGAATTTGCTAAAGCCACCATAAAGGAAATAGTTGTGTGGCCCATGTTGAGGCCAGACATCTTTACTGGTTTAAGGGGTCCCCCTAAAGGAATTTTGCTCTTTGGTCCTCCTGGGACTGGTAAAACTCTAATTGGCAAGTGCATTGCTAGTCAGTCTGGGGCAACATTCTTTAGCATCTCTGCTTCATCCTTAACTTCTAAATGGGTAGGTGAGGGGGAGAAAATGGTCCGTGCATTGTTTGCTGTTGCAAGGTGTCAGCAACCAGCTGTGATATTTATTGATGAAATTGATTCCTTGTTATCTCAAAGGGGAGATGGTGAGCATGAATCTTCTAGAAggataaaaacagaatttttagttCAGTTAGATGGAGCAACGACAACTTCTGAAGATCGTATCCTAGTGGTGGGAGCAACAAATCGGCCACAAGAAATTGATGAGGCTGCCCGGAGAAGATTGGTGAAAAGGCTTTATATTCCCCTCCCAGAAGCTTCAGCCAGGAAACAAATAGTAATTAATCTAATGTCCAAAGAGCAGTGTTGCCTCAGTGAAGAAGAAATCGAACAGGTTGTACAGCAGTCTGATGGGTTCTCAGGAGCAGACATGACACAGCTTTGCAGAGAGGCTTCTCTTGGTCCTATTCGCAGTTTACAAACTGCTGACATTGCTACCATAACACCGGATCAAGTTCGACCAATAGCTTATATtgattttgaaaatgcttttagGACTGTGCGACCTAGTGTTTCTCCAAAAGATTTGGAGCTTTATGAAAACTGGAACAAAACTTTTGGTTGTGGAAAGTAA